One genomic segment of Hordeum vulgare subsp. vulgare chromosome 2H, MorexV3_pseudomolecules_assembly, whole genome shotgun sequence includes these proteins:
- the LOC123429440 gene encoding uncharacterized protein LOC123429440 — protein MMVAIILDQADGFNATGCMDTDCQGFVGSTPPASVSPGSTVMPTSVYHGNQTEYTVTILQVAGNWSVVVDASGEDETVGYLPGSLFTGMAGHATVVGWGGNAQSSAGVGPPMGSGHGPDEGDGGAAYVASIAVYDSKGSATAPAAGNVTSLTDAGDCYGASDYEVGKDGGGFFYYGGPQGCNH, from the exons ATGATGGTTGCTATCATTCTCGACCAGGCCGATGGGTTCAACGCCACGGGCTGCATGGACACGGACTGCCAGGGCTTCGTCGGCTCCACGCCGCCGGCCAGCGTCTCCCCCGGATCGACGGTGATGCCCACGTCCGTCTACCACGGCAACCAGACCGAGTACACCGTCACCATACTCCAG GTGGCCGGGAACTGGTCCGTCGTCGTGGACGCGTCGGGGGAGGACGAGACGGTCGGGTACTTGCCCGGCTCGCTGTTCACGGGCATGGCGGGCCACGCGACGGTGGTCGGCTGGGGAGGCAACGCGCAGTCGTCGGCCGGCGTTGGGCCGCCGATGGGGAGCGGGCACGGGCCGGACGAGGGGGACGGCGGCGCGGCCTACGTGGCCAGCATCGCGGTGTACGATTCCAAGGGGAGCGCCACCGCCCCGGCCGCCGGGAACGTGACGTCGCTCACGGACGCCGGAGACTGCTACGGTGCCAGCGATTACGAGGTCGGAAAGGACGGCGGCGGGTTCTTCTATTACGGCGGGCCTCAGGGTTGCAACCACTAG